The following nucleotide sequence is from Longimicrobium sp..
TCGGGATCCACCGGGTAGTACCGGCTTCGCCCCAGCGCCGACACCTGGCAGGGGCCAATGCCGACGCTGTCGATCAGGAACAGCGACACCGAGGCGGCGCGCGACGACGAGAGGATCCAGTTGCGCTCCTCGGAGCCTTCGCTGCTGGTGTGGCCCACCACCTGGATCTGGTCGATCAGGTTGAGCACGCTGTCGCGGCGCAGGAACGCGCCGAATTCGCGAAGGATCTGCTTGCCCTCGGGCTTCAGCTGCGCCAGCTCGAAACGGTTCTTACCGAACGTCGCCTCGCCCTCGATGCGCACCAGCAGGTAGTCGCCCACGCGCAGCACGTCCACGTTCTCGCGGTTCCCCGCCTGGACCACCTTCTGCTCGATCTTCTTGAGCGTGTTCTCGCGCGCGTCCGCCTCGCCCGCGCGCTTGAGCGCGGGAACCGCCACTGCCGCGAACAGGATCAGGAACAGCAGCGTGGTGGCGCCCAGCAGGTCGGCGAAGGCGGGCCAGGGGCCGCTGCCCTCGTCCTCGTAGCTCAGCCCGGCCATGCTAGAGACCCACGGCGTCCAGCCAGGCGGGCAGGTTGGCGATGGCGAAAACGACTGCCGTGGCGCCCAGGACGCCGGCCATGCAGCTCACGGCGATCAGCTTGGGCGATGGGCCGCGCTGCGCCTCGGCGGCGGCGGCGATGCGGCGCAGCAGCGTCACGGCGTCGGGCGAGAGGCCGCCGCCCGCGCTGGCCGCGGCCGGATGTACCTGCGAGCGGGCCAAAACCTCGAACTGCGACTTCACCTCGTCGGCGGCTTCCTTCCAGTGCTGGGCCGCGCGCGCGTCGATGCCTTCCACCCGGGCAGCGGCGGCGCGCACGGCGAGCTCCACCTCCTGCATGGCGGGACGCGCGTGATCGACCGCCTCGGCGACGGCGGCCATCCGTGCGTCCACGCTGGACGTGCCTGCGACCAGCGCCTCGATCCCCTTCTCG
It contains:
- a CDS encoding OmpA family protein yields the protein MAGLSYEDEGSGPWPAFADLLGATTLLFLILFAAVAVPALKRAGEADARENTLKKIEQKVVQAGNRENVDVLRVGDYLLVRIEGEATFGKNRFELAQLKPEGKQILREFGAFLRRDSVLNLIDQIQVVGHTSSEGSEERNWILSSSRAASVSLFLIDSVGIGPCQVSALGRSRYYPVDPEAARKSRRVNENDRRIELEIRPILPTDTVQAERRSNCVVKERA